A stretch of Deltaproteobacteria bacterium DNA encodes these proteins:
- the recG gene encoding ATP-dependent DNA helicase RecG translates to MLPLPGHPSLTKDLRSLKGVGPQLERILQEKGFQTVGDLLSLMPNRYQDRRALTPLDRLRADSEALINGQIEDLRPKRSGRTGRRFFEIIISDDTGQVTAFWFRLPAYLRRTMKKGDRVLLFGQVKDYQNRLYILHPEIIPWQGKEPPIPEIRPVYPELEDIKPGVLRRIMAQASRELSGVPAIFPQAWLKKQNLSDPITSLMTIHRPPARKTGPLPRSDQSRAWRSLSLFELIFIQLALARTRARLNREQGLTFPIQSRLGNQFLSSQPFKLTPSQAQVLKEIQQDMAAPRPMNRLLQGEVGSGKTVLAMTAALAAIDGGFQAAFMVPTEILAQQHYQTLTPYATRLGLTIDLLVGSRTEAEKNLCQEHLASGKIQLVFGTHALFSKAVQFKSLGLVVIDEQHRFGVAQRLALKSKAARPDLLVMTATPIPRSLALTLYGDLDLSMIQGLPPGRQPVKTKIFSSQNRVEAYQNLAQEVLNDGQAFVVAPRIEAKETETNVSEDLSAAKDLFRFISQEVLPQVEVGLVHGRMKIQEQQAALEAFRKGRIRVLVATTVIEVGLDVADATMILIEGADRFGLAQLHQLRGRVGRGPRPARCILISGSEDSPSESRLQIMARTSNGFILAEEDLKFRGPGDAAGLKQSGMPSLTWARLPHDLPLLLQARKLAQEIIASDPELDDPNFRLVRDVVNQIDRKMQGELVEAG, encoded by the coding sequence ATGCTCCCTTTGCCCGGACATCCTAGCCTGACTAAGGATCTACGCTCCCTCAAAGGAGTTGGCCCTCAACTGGAGCGCATCCTTCAGGAAAAAGGGTTTCAAACCGTTGGCGATCTTCTGTCCCTGATGCCGAACCGTTACCAGGACCGCCGCGCCTTGACTCCCCTGGACCGATTGAGGGCCGATTCTGAAGCCCTGATCAACGGACAAATCGAGGACCTCAGACCAAAACGGTCAGGGAGAACCGGCCGCAGGTTTTTTGAAATCATTATTTCCGATGATACCGGTCAAGTGACCGCCTTCTGGTTTCGTCTACCGGCTTACCTGAGGCGAACCATGAAAAAAGGTGACCGGGTACTCCTATTTGGACAGGTTAAAGACTATCAAAATCGGCTCTATATACTTCACCCAGAGATCATCCCTTGGCAAGGCAAAGAACCACCGATCCCGGAAATCCGGCCGGTTTATCCGGAATTAGAAGACATTAAACCAGGAGTGTTGAGACGGATTATGGCTCAGGCCTCCCGTGAACTTTCAGGGGTGCCAGCCATCTTTCCTCAAGCCTGGCTTAAAAAGCAAAACCTATCTGACCCGATCACCTCCCTGATGACCATACACCGGCCGCCAGCCAGAAAAACGGGTCCCCTGCCTCGGTCGGATCAATCCAGAGCCTGGCGATCCCTGTCCCTGTTTGAACTCATCTTCATTCAACTCGCTCTGGCCCGAACGCGAGCCCGGCTGAATCGAGAACAAGGCTTGACCTTCCCAATCCAATCTCGACTGGGTAATCAGTTCCTCTCCAGCCAGCCTTTTAAATTGACCCCCTCCCAGGCTCAAGTGCTGAAAGAGATCCAACAGGATATGGCCGCACCGCGTCCGATGAACCGCCTTCTTCAAGGTGAAGTGGGGAGCGGTAAAACCGTTCTGGCTATGACAGCCGCCTTGGCTGCCATTGATGGCGGCTTTCAGGCCGCCTTCATGGTTCCAACTGAAATTCTAGCCCAACAGCATTACCAAACCCTGACTCCTTATGCAACAAGACTGGGATTAACCATAGACCTTCTTGTCGGCAGCCGCACAGAAGCGGAAAAAAATTTATGTCAAGAGCATCTCGCCTCTGGCAAGATACAGCTCGTGTTTGGAACTCACGCCTTGTTTTCGAAAGCCGTGCAATTCAAATCCCTGGGGCTGGTTGTAATAGACGAGCAGCATCGTTTCGGGGTGGCTCAACGATTAGCCCTCAAGTCCAAGGCGGCACGGCCAGACCTGTTGGTCATGACCGCCACACCCATACCTCGATCTTTGGCACTGACACTCTATGGCGACCTGGATTTATCCATGATACAGGGTCTGCCTCCCGGGCGTCAGCCAGTCAAAACAAAGATTTTCAGCTCGCAGAATCGCGTGGAGGCTTACCAGAATCTAGCTCAAGAGGTCTTAAATGACGGACAGGCCTTTGTCGTCGCGCCGCGGATTGAAGCGAAGGAGACGGAGACTAACGTATCTGAAGACCTTTCAGCGGCTAAAGATCTGTTTCGATTTATATCTCAGGAGGTCCTGCCTCAGGTCGAAGTTGGCCTGGTACATGGTCGGATGAAGATCCAAGAACAGCAGGCTGCCCTTGAAGCCTTCCGTAAAGGCCGAATCAGGGTCCTGGTAGCGACCACGGTCATTGAAGTTGGACTGGACGTAGCCGACGCGACCATGATTCTGATCGAAGGTGCGGATCGCTTTGGACTGGCGCAGCTTCACCAACTGCGCGGACGTGTCGGCCGAGGCCCCAGGCCGGCTCGATGCATACTGATAAGCGGGTCGGAGGATAGCCCCTCGGAAAGTCGCCTGCAAATTATGGCCCGAACCAGCAATGGTTTTATCCTGGCCGAGGAAGACCTCAAGTTTAGGGGTCCGGGAGATGCAGCCGGTTTAAAGCAGTCTGGAATGCCATCTCTAACCTGGGCGCGCCTGCCTCACGATTTGCCGCTCCTGCTTCAGGCTCGCAAGCTGGCCCAGGAGATTATTGCTTCAGATCCGGAACTTGATGATCCGAACTTCAGGCTGGTTCGGGATGTCGTCAATCAGATAGATCGTAAGATGCAAGGTGAGCTGGTTGAGGCGGGATAA
- a CDS encoding aminotransferase class I/II-fold pyridoxal phosphate-dependent enzyme, with protein sequence MVKFEFPRIKRLPPYIFTAVDELKMSARRAGEDIIDLGMGNPDLPTPDHIVKKMVEATCKGHNHRYSASRGITKLRHAIAAWYRRRYDVDIDPETETVATIGAKEGLSHLMLAMISPGEVVLSPNPTYPIHAYSVIIAGGDLRSIPMALDRDFMEDLTVAVKQTWPAPKALIISFPHNPTTAVVDLKFFEKIVDFCMDHNILLIHDLAYADLTYDGYEAPSLLQVKGAKDIGVEIFSMSKSYSMAGWRIGFVSGNREMVHALTRLKSYMDYGVFQPIQIAAIIALNEDQSCVEEIKKTYKERRDTLITGLKRIGWNIPAPKGTMFAWAEMPEQFSHMTSVDFSKMLIQEAKVAVSPGLGFGEYGEGYVRFALVENSHRINQAIRGLRKVLEK encoded by the coding sequence ATGGTTAAATTCGAGTTTCCAAGGATAAAAAGGCTACCGCCTTATATTTTTACCGCAGTTGATGAGTTGAAGATGTCTGCCCGGCGTGCCGGAGAGGACATCATTGATCTGGGCATGGGTAATCCTGACCTGCCCACCCCCGACCATATCGTAAAAAAAATGGTCGAAGCAACTTGCAAGGGCCACAACCATCGCTACTCTGCGTCGCGCGGCATCACCAAATTGAGGCATGCCATTGCAGCCTGGTATCGGCGGCGCTACGACGTGGATATTGATCCGGAAACTGAGACTGTGGCTACTATTGGGGCCAAGGAAGGCTTGAGTCATCTGATGCTGGCCATGATCAGTCCAGGGGAGGTCGTTCTATCCCCTAATCCGACATATCCTATCCATGCCTACTCAGTCATTATTGCCGGTGGCGACTTGAGGTCTATTCCCATGGCGCTGGATCGGGACTTCATGGAGGATTTGACCGTGGCCGTCAAGCAGACTTGGCCGGCGCCCAAGGCGTTGATTATCTCCTTTCCCCATAATCCGACCACAGCGGTAGTTGATCTGAAATTTTTCGAAAAAATCGTGGATTTCTGCATGGACCACAATATCTTGCTCATTCACGACCTGGCTTATGCAGACCTGACTTATGATGGCTATGAGGCCCCAAGCCTCTTACAGGTCAAAGGGGCCAAGGATATTGGTGTTGAAATCTTTTCCATGTCAAAAAGTTACAGCATGGCGGGATGGCGAATCGGCTTTGTTTCAGGTAATCGAGAGATGGTCCACGCCTTGACCCGTCTTAAAAGTTATATGGATTATGGGGTTTTTCAACCTATCCAGATCGCGGCCATTATTGCCCTTAATGAAGACCAATCCTGTGTCGAAGAGATTAAAAAAACTTATAAAGAGCGCCGGGACACATTGATCACCGGCCTCAAACGTATTGGCTGGAACATCCCGGCGCCTAAAGGAACAATGTTTGCCTGGGCCGAGATGCCGGAGCAGTTCAGTCATATGACCTCTGTTGATTTCTCGAAGATGCTAATCCAAGAGGCGAAGGTAGCGGTTAGCCCGGGCCTGGGTTTTGGAGAATACGGTGAAGGTTATGTCCGTTTTGCTCTTGTAGAAAATAGTCATCGTATAAATCAGGCTATCCGTGGTCTAAGAAAGGTGCTTGAAAAATGA
- a CDS encoding homoserine dehydrogenase, translated as MKPINIGLIGWGTVGSGTSKILIENHDLIQKKLDRPLLLKRIADLDIKTPRPVQVDPSILTTNAEDIIKDPEIEIVIELIGGLEPARTLTLAAMAAGKHVVTANKALLATHGQEIFEAAEKNKVEILFEASVGGGIPIIRTLKEDLAANYINYFFGILNGTANYILTKMSSEGMDFNQALNEAQAKGFAEADPTFDVEGVDTAHKLAILVSLAYGHKIELDKIFVQGISQLAPVDIQFAAEFGYVVKLLAISSLNASEVEARVHPALLPISHVLAGVNGPFNAILFNGHAVGDILLYGQGSGMMPTASAVVSDVIELSRSISRGALNRVPPLAWREVGQENLILKPIDEITTTYYFRFSVIDRPLVLSRISGILGAHNISISSVIQKGRELKGAVPIVMLTHEAQEANVKKALAEIDQLDIIRDKTVLIRVEDRS; from the coding sequence ATGAAGCCAATCAATATCGGTCTCATCGGGTGGGGCACGGTCGGCTCAGGCACATCCAAAATCTTGATAGAAAACCATGATTTGATCCAAAAGAAGCTGGATAGGCCCTTGCTCCTTAAAAGAATCGCTGATCTGGACATCAAAACTCCTCGCCCGGTCCAGGTGGACCCCTCCATTTTGACCACTAATGCAGAGGATATTATCAAAGACCCAGAGATCGAGATTGTCATCGAACTAATTGGTGGGCTTGAGCCGGCTAGAACCCTGACGCTCGCAGCTATGGCGGCAGGCAAACACGTCGTCACAGCCAATAAGGCCCTTCTAGCCACTCACGGCCAGGAAATATTTGAAGCAGCGGAAAAAAACAAGGTGGAGATCCTGTTTGAGGCCAGTGTGGGCGGGGGTATTCCCATAATCCGGACCCTAAAAGAAGACCTTGCGGCCAACTATATCAACTACTTCTTTGGCATTCTTAATGGAACGGCCAATTATATCTTGACAAAGATGAGCTCAGAAGGGATGGACTTTAACCAGGCCCTTAACGAAGCCCAGGCAAAAGGCTTTGCTGAAGCAGACCCCACTTTTGATGTTGAAGGTGTGGATACGGCCCACAAGCTGGCCATCCTCGTTTCACTGGCTTACGGACACAAGATCGAGTTGGACAAGATCTTTGTCCAAGGCATCAGCCAACTGGCGCCTGTGGATATCCAGTTCGCAGCTGAATTCGGATATGTTGTCAAACTGTTGGCCATATCATCCCTGAATGCGTCGGAAGTCGAGGCCCGTGTCCATCCGGCTTTACTTCCTATCAGTCATGTCCTGGCCGGAGTTAATGGACCATTTAACGCCATTCTTTTCAATGGCCATGCCGTGGGAGACATCCTCCTTTATGGACAGGGCTCGGGCATGATGCCTACCGCCAGCGCAGTGGTTAGCGATGTTATCGAGCTGTCCAGATCTATTTCAAGAGGCGCTTTAAATCGAGTTCCTCCCCTGGCCTGGAGAGAGGTAGGTCAGGAAAATTTAATTCTTAAGCCCATAGACGAAATAACGACTACCTACTATTTCCGCTTCTCAGTAATTGATCGCCCGCTCGTCCTATCCAGGATCTCAGGGATTTTAGGAGCCCATAATATCAGTATCAGCTCGGTCATTCAAAAAGGTCGAGAACTAAAGGGCGCTGTTCCCATTGTCATGCTGACGCATGAGGCCCAGGAGGCGAACGTTAAAAAAGCCCTGGCCGAAATTGACCAGCTCGACATAATCCGGGATAAGACCGTACTGATCAGAGTGGAGGATCGTTCTTAA